CCCGTGGGCGTCTCCCAGGGCATCCCGCCTGGCGCGATCGGGGTCGGCCACGGCCACGACCCTAGCCTCGTTGGGATGCTCGAGCGCGTAGCGGGCGTAAACGTCGGCCCCACGGTTGCCGGCGCCGACGATGGCGAGCGTCACGACATCCTGCACGACCCGAACCTCCTTCGAATGCCTTGCCCCAGTGAACGGTCACGCACCGGCGAAGGCCGATACGGCCATCGGGACGACGCATGCGTTACGATTTGACAGCCCCTGCGGTCAGCCCGGAGACGAGGTAGCGCTGCACCAGGGCGAACGCGATGGCAGCCGGGACGACCGCGATCATCGAAGCTGCCATCAGGTGGTGCCAGAAGACGATGTTGTACCCCGAGAAGTCGTACAGCGCCAGCGGGATGGGGCGCAGTTCGCTCCGGGTGAGGAACGCCAGGGGAAACATGAGCTGGTTCCACCCCATGATGAAGGCGTAGATCGCCGCCGCCGCCAGCCCTGGAGCGGCGAGGGGCAGGACCACCCGTACCATGGCCCGGGCTCGGCTGCAGCCGTCGACCATGGCCGCCTCTTCGAGCTCCTTGGGGATCGAGGAGAAGTAGCCGTGCAGCAACCAGATGACCATGGGGACGGCGAAGGCGGTGCTCGCGATGATGACGGAGGTGAGCGTGTTGAGCAGGTGATAGGCCCGCATGGCCTTGTAGAGCGGCACGATGAAGACCACGGGCGAGATCATCTGGGTGGCGAGCACCCCGAACATGAAAGCCGAGCTCCCGCGAAACTTGAACCGGTTGGCCCCGTACGCCGCGGGCGCCCCCAGGGCGACCGAGAGCAGGCTCGTGAAGACGGCGATGACGACGCTGTTGGTGAAGGCCCGCGAGTACTGGTACCGGCCGCCCCACACCTCGGCGTAGTTTTGCCACTGCGGGCTGCTCGGGAAGAGACGAGGGGGCCACGTGAACAGCTGGTCCATGCTCTTGAGGCTGGTGCCCAACATCACGACGACCGGGAGCAGCATGGCACCGAGGATGACGATGAGCGCCAGGTGCCTGCCGATGAGGCCGAGCGCCCGGGCTTTCATGCCGCGCTCCCCCCTCGCCGCAGGAGCCGCCAGTACCATATGCTGAAGGCCATGAGGATCAGGAAGATCAGCGAGGAGTAGGTCGACGCCGTCCCCACGTCGTACATGGCGAACGCTTCCTTGTACGTGCGGATCACCAGGATCTCCGTGGCTCCCACGGGCCCTCCCTTGGTCATCGTCTGGATGATGTTGAAAGGAGTTGAACGTCCAGACCACCGATAGGTTGGTGGCGACGCCCAGGACGGGCACGAGCAGCGGCAGCGTCACGTGGCGGAACTGCCGCCACCCGGTCGCGCCGTCGACCGCCGCCGCGTCATAGATGTCGGACGGGATGGACTGGAGCCCCGCCAGGAGCACCACGGCCATGAACGGCACCCCGAACCAGATGTCGACGACCATCAGCGAGACGAGGGCAGCCGCAGGCGAGCCCAGGAAGATGATGCGCTCCTGGATGGCGCCTGCCATCAGCAGCAGGTAGTTGAGGTAGCCATGCTGGCTGTCGTACAGCCACTTCCACGCGACGGCCCCTACGACCTGAGGGGTGGCCCAGGGTACGAGCAACAGAACCCGGTAGATGGCGTTGCCCCGAAACGGGCGCACGAGCAAGAGCGCCAGTACAAGCCCGATGAGCGTCTTGCCGAGCACCGAGCCCACGGTCCAGAGGATGGTGCGCCACAGCGACAGCCAGAAGACCCGATCCGACAGGACCTGCACGTAGTTGGCGATGCCGACGAAGCGCGCGCCATCCTGAGGCCTCACCAGCGACTCGGCAAAGAAGGAGCCCCACAAGGTGGTGGCCAGGGGATAGATGACCACGGCTGCCAGGAAGAGCAGCGACGGGGCCACGAAAAGCAAGGCCGAGCGCTCCTCGCGGGTCAACCCCCCGAGCGTCTTCTGCCTGTAGGAGACCGGATGTGTCTCAAGCCCGCTTCGCATGCGCGTCCCCCATGGGCGGTCCGCCCGGGGGGCGAGGCCCCCGGGCGAAACCGCCAAGCGTGCTGCTTACCAGCTTCGCTACTTCCTCTCCGCCGGCACCAGCCCCTTGGCCCGGAGCTCCCGAACGGCCTGTTTTACGGCCTGCTCTGGCGTCACCAGGCCAAGGGTGGCCGACTGCACCATGTTGACGATGATCTCCTGGAACGGCTCCCACAGCGTCGGTTGCGGCTGCGGGACTCCGTACGGCGCCATGTCGATGAAGGTCTTGAAGAATGGGTTCTGGGTGAACTCGGGCCGCGTGGCCATGGTCGGCCCCTGCGGCACCAGCCCGCCGATCAGGTCCCTTTGCACCTGTTCCTCGGGGGAGGTGATGAAGTCGAGGAAGGTGAGGGCTGCCTCGAGGTTGCGGGTGCCGGCCCAGATGCCCGTGCTGTCGGAGACCAGCTCGGTCGCGGTGCCTGCAGGCCCCGCAGGCACGGGGGCCGAAGCGTACGGGATCCGGTCGTTGTCCGGCGGCAGCCCGAGGGCGCGGCCGCCCCAGGGTCCGCTGACGAACATGGCGATCCGCCCGGCCGAGAACAGCTCCGGCAGCTGCTCGCGGTTGTACTCCAGCGGGTTGGGTACGATCTTGTCCTTGCGGTAGAAGTCCACGTAGCGCTGCAACGCGGCAACGGCCTCGGGGCTGTCCAGCTGGAGCCGGCCCTCCTCGTCGAAGACGCGGCCGCCGTACGAGTACAGGATGGTGAAGTACTGAGAGAGGGTGCTGACGTGGTTGGCCCCGCCGATGCCGAAGCCGTACATGCCCGGGTGCTCGCTCTGGATCTTCTTGGAGATGGCCACGACCTCATCCCAGGTCTTCGGCGGAGCCTCCATCAGGTCGGTGCGGTAGATCAGCGCCTGGGTGCTGTACGCGCGGGGCAGGGCGTAGAGCTTCTGCTGGTGCACATGGCCCTGGGGCTGGGCGGCTGGTTCGCGCTGATGGTGGTGGGGGTCTCGTACCGGCTGGTGCCCATCGTGCACGGCGTGCGCATCGCCGACGAGCGGCGGGGGATGCTCATCGTCTCCCTCCTCGTCTCGAGCGTCGTGCTGCAGGCGACGGGCTCCCTCGTCGCCGCGGCCTGGCCGCTCCGGGCGTCGGTGGTGGCCGCCTCGCTGGCGGGCCCGCTCTACGTCTGGGAGCTGGTGCACCTGCTGCGCCGCCGGCGACGCAAGAGCCCCGATCTCAACGTCGACCACTGGTGGGCCCTGTGCGCCGTCACCCTGGCGCTGAGCGCGACGGGGCTGGCCTGGGCGGCCGGCCTCATCGGCACCCGGCCACCGGAGCGGCTGGGGCTGGCGGCGGGGGCGACGTTCCTGCTGGGGTTCGTGGTGCAGGCCATCCTCGGGCAGCTGTACAAGGTGACGCCCTTCCTGATGTGGTACTACCGGGCCACCGTGCCCGACGTGCTGCAGATCCCGCAGCTGCCCACGCTGTACGCACCGCCGGCGGGGCGGGCGGCCTTCTGGCTGACCAACGGGGGCCTGGCCCTGCTGGTGGCGGGCATCCTGTCGGGCGCGACATGGGCGGCGCAGGCAGGCGCGTGGCTGTACGGTGCCGGCCTGGTGACGGTGGCGGCGCTGCTGGGGTACGGGTGGCTGCCTGCCGTGCTGACGCGGCGGGTGCCCTTCCGGTGGCGGGTGGCGGGCCGGCGGGCCGAGGCCTAGCGGCAGCGGCGAAATGGGCGCCCTGTCCCCAGCAGGGCCCCGCGGACACATTTCAACATCCGTTGAAGAGGGGCGCGCCCCTTCTCCACACGGCGTAAACGCCCATGCCATGCGGCCTCGGGCCCTCTTTCGGCGCCCCAGGCCGCCGGGATCCGGCGCGGTCCCGGATGCCGCCATCCGTCGAGTCGCGTCGTGGGTCGCCCGTCTCTCGAGCCCCCGCTACCGCACCCATCCCCGGGCGTCGCCGTGCCTGCGACTTCGGCGTTCGCGCCACCTCGGCGTTCGCGCCACCCCTGAGGAGGCCCTGCCACGCGGGGAAGGGATGTCTCCCTTGCGCGAGAGGCGGTCTTTAAAAAGCTTTTTAAAATCCCCTAGTCGACGAACCCGACATGTCCGCGCCCCCGCGCCTCGTCGCGCCTGCCGCACGCCGTGGGGGCATGCGTTGCTGTGCGTGTTTGCGGATGCGGCCGGACACCATCTTCATCCGGGCAGGACCCCCGCGCCCCCGCTCGAATGAGCGGGTGTCCGACCAGACCGGGAGCCTCTCCCTGGCGAGGGAGGCTCCGGCGCGGGGGTGCATGCCGTGAGGGTCGCGGGAGCCGTCGCACTGGTGACCGGCGGGGCGTCGGGGCTGGGAGAGGCCGCCGTCCGCCGGCTTCACCGACTCGGGGCCC
This genomic interval from Limnochorda sp. LNt contains the following:
- a CDS encoding ABC transporter substrate-binding protein; its protein translation is MHQQKLYALPRAYSTQALIYRTDLMEAPPKTWDEVVAISKKIQSEHPGMYGFGIGGANHVSTLSQYFTILYSYGGRVFDEEGRLQLDSPEAVAALQRYVDFYRKDKIVPNPLEYNREQLPELFSAGRIAMFVSGPWGGRALGLPPDNDRIPYASAPVPAGPAGTATELVSDSTGIWAGTRNLEAALTFLDFITSPEEQVQRDLIGGLVPQGPTMATRPEFTQNPFFKTFIDMAPYGVPQPQPTLWEPFQEIIVNMVQSATLGLVTPEQAVKQAVRELRAKGLVPAERK
- a CDS encoding ABC transporter permease, giving the protein MTREERSALLFVAPSLLFLAAVVIYPLATTLWGSFFAESLVRPQDGARFVGIANYVQVLSDRVFWLSLWRTILWTVGSVLGKTLIGLVLALLLVRPFRGNAIYRVLLLVPWATPQVVGAVAWKWLYDSQHGYLNYLLLMAGAIQERIIFLGSPAAALVSLMVVDIWFGVPFMAVVLLAGLQSIPSDIYDAAAVDGATGWRQFRHVTLPLLVPVLGVATNLSVVWTFNSFQHHPDDDQGRARGSHGDPGDPHVQGSVRHVRRGDGVDLLLADLPDPHGLQHMVLAAPAARGERGMKARALGLIGRHLALIVILGAMLLPVVVMLGTSLKSMDQLFTWPPRLFPSSPQWQNYAEVWGGRYQYSRAFTNSVVIAVFTSLLSVALGAPAAYGANRFKFRGSSAFMFGVLATQMISPVVFIVPLYKAMRAYHLLNTLTSVIIASTAFAVPMVIWLLHGYFSSIPKELEEAAMVDGCSRARAMVRVVLPLAAPGLAAAAIYAFIMGWNQLMFPLAFLTRSELRPIPLALYDFSGYNIVFWHHLMAASMIAVVPAAIAFALVQRYLVSGLTAGAVKS